CAGCTGGGTGACGAGTCGCGGAAGTCTTCGCGCCGCTCGTGAGCAGGCGCAGGCAACTGCTGTGGCTCAGCGCAGCTCGTGGCTTGCTCAGTCGCGCAGGGAGTCGTGCATCGAGGTGGTGAACCGGGCCCACGACATGGGTGTCTTGTACCGAGAGCTTCCTATCGTGCTGGACATGCCAGCGGGTCAGGAGAAGGCATCTGCGGTCGCCGAGCATGCCAAGCGGCTTCGTGAGGCCTACGGCCCTTTCACGAGAGCGTGTGACGTACTTGTGGTCGATGCTGGGCATGCAGTGGCAGAGGCAGTGGAGAGGGTCTTCCGCAGTTCGCGGACCGTCTATATGTGCCTTCTCAGCGCGCCGACAGATCCGGAGGCTCGAGTCGTCTACGACGCCGCCATCCACAGGTATTGGCTTTCGTTGCACGAGCTGGTGTGGGAGATGCACCGTGAAGCCAACAGATCATGACCTGGAACGACGGCCCCCAGGCGCTTGAGGTGGCGTCTGGGGACCTCTCTGCGACCCAGCGCCGTCACGAGGGCGCGAAGGACCGGGTCGCTCCCGGCCAGCCTGCGGGCACGGGCGTAGTGAAACCGCCCGTTGTCCGTTTCGGCGGCCACAGCCGAGGAGTTGGGACCTGCCGAGCCGACACCGACCACAAGTCCGAGAGCCACGAGTTGGCCCAAGCGGGGCCTCGTGAGAGACCGCTCGTGCCGTCGGGGTGGGGTAGATCCGTGTCGGAGAGGACAGCTGCGCCCGTGAGTGCCTGTTGGGGCATTAGGCGCTCGTGGGTCGCATGGTGGCGTCGTACACCGTGCGGTAGTCCGGAACGACGACCCGCGTTGCCGGGGACACCTTTTCGACCTGCGCGACGAACGCGTCCAGATCCATCACCGGGTCTCGTTCGGGAGAGCCGCTGAGGGGTACTTCGAAGTTGTCCCAGTGGACGGGCACGGCCACGCGAGGGTGGTCCAGCGCACGCAGCAGCCGGGGCACGTAGCGGTGTGTGGCGGTGCTGGAGGGCACGGCCATCATCGCGAGGTCGGGGCGCAGGCCCCGCACCGCCCGCTCGGAGAAGTCACTGGCCCCCATGAGGAACGCCGAGGGGCCGCTGTCCCCGGCGGTCACCTGGAAGGCGAGGGTGTCGCCCTCCGGCAGGTCCGAGATGGTGCTCGGGACTGTCGGGGGCGGGGCGTTCAGCGTGCCCGGGGCGAAGAAGGCGCACTTCTTGTTGCGGCTGTGCAGGCTCGGCACGACCTCGACGATGATCCCGTCGAAGTCCAGCACCTCGCCGCCCTTCACCACGGAGATCTGCGCCGCGTCGACGCCCAGCGCGACCAGCAGGTGGTACGTGGTCTCGGTGCCGACGACGCGCGCGCCGGTGGTCTTGGCGATGTGGGGTACGTCGGCGAGGTGGTCCCAGTGGGAGTGGCTCACCAGGACGAGTTCGGGGCGGCCGATGTGCGCGTCCACCACCTCCGGCCGGGTCTGCAGCGGGGTCCGGGGGTCGAAGGCCCCCTCGTACAGGCCGGTGGTGAAGCGGGTGAGGTACGGATCGAAGAGTACGGTCCGGTCGCTGACGTCGATGCGCCAGCCGGCGGTGCCGAGCCAGCGGAACGACGCCGAACCGGCGGCTCCGCCACTGCCCCGGTCGGCGGCCGCGACCGTGGCGGCCGTGGCCGGGATCAGCGGGGAGACGGCACCGAGCGCGGCACCGCGAAGCACTGAACGACGGTCGAACCCGCGGCCGGAGGGCACGTCTGATCTGTCCGTGACATGTGTGTCCTGGGTCATGGCGTCAGGAGACCAGGGCGTGAACGGCCGTGTCCAAGACCGGAGTCAGGCCCTGGTGATACGCGAACGCATATGTGACCTGGTCACCGGCCGTCACCGTTGCCGCGGAGGAAGTCGACCGCGATGCCGGCGGCCTTGCCTATGGCGGCGTCCACCGTGGCGCGGGAGGCGGCCAGGTCGTGGGTGCGGGCGAAGACGGCGATTGCGTAGTACTCGCCGTCGGGGTAGCGGGCGACGCCCGCCTCCATGTGCAGCCCTGGCAGTGTTCCGGTCTTGGCCGCGACCGTGACGTCGTCCGGGAAGCCCGAGACCAGTCGGTGCCGGAAGACCTGGCGGCTCATCAGGTCCCGTACCAGCGCGCAAGCTTCCGGCGGCCCGGCGGCATCGCTCCAGACGAGGTGGAGCAACCGGGTGATCTCACGGGGTGTGCTCGCCGTGGTGTGGCGGGGGTCCAGCACGGCGAGTCGTCTCTTGCGGTCGTCCGGCAGGGCCGGGTAGCGGACGGCGAATTCCCGCTCGTCACGCGCCCCGACCTCCGCGAGCATCGACTCCAGCAGGTCTCGCGGTCCGCCCACGATCCGGGTCCGTTCCAGGCCGAGTTCTTCCGCGAGCAGCCGTACGGTGTCCAGGCCGACGCGGGCCAGCAAGAGGTCGGCCGCCGAGTTGTCGCTGACCGACATCGCGAAGTGGGCCAGGTCGCGCAGCGACAGCTCGACGTCGTCCAGACAGCCGGCGGTCCCCCAGCCACCGAGCCGGTCTGCCGCGGTCACCCGCACCCGCTCCCGCGGGTCGAGCTGGCCGGCGACGACCTGCCGGGCGAACTCCAGCACCATCAGAACCTTGAAGATCGAGGCGATCACGACGGGATCGTCGGCGTCCACGGCCACTTCACGGGCACCCGGCTCCGCTCCGGTCTCCCCGGCGACCGTCGTGCGCAAGCGAACGGGAATCGCGTGCAGCTGCCCTTCGGCCCCAGCCCCCGCGAAAACCTGTCGGATGCGTTCCTCTATCACTGCTTCCCCCCTTGCCATCGGTGCGTACTGATCCTCGGATCGCGGTCGGCCCCACCAGCTGATCCATCCCGCTCGCAGCGGCCCTCACGTACGATCCTTGATCGTGGATCTCTTACGCCACCTGCGTCTGTTCGTCACCGTAGCCGACGAGCTGCACTTCAGCCGGGCAGCCGAGCGGCTGGGCATGGCGCAGCCGCCGCTCAGCCAGGCGATCCGCCGGCTGGAAAAGGAGCTCGGTACAGAGCTGTTCGACCGCTCGCAGCGCGGCGTCCGCTTGAGCGCAGCCGGGGCGGCACTGCTGGAGGAGGCCCACGAACTCCTCGCCCGGGAAGAGAGGCTGCGCACGCTGGCCCGCCGCGCCGCCGACGGCGGCCTCGGCACGCTCCGCGCGGGCGTACCGCCCGACACCACGGCCGCAGTGCTGTCCGCGCTGCTCTCTGCCTGCGCGGAGCACGCTCCGGGACTCTCCGTCGACCTGCAGGAGGTCACCACCGAGGAACAACTGCGGCTGCTCTCCTGCGGCGGGCTGGACGTCGGACTCGTGCACCACCCCGTCGACGCCACCGACCTGCGCCTCGGCCCCGAAATCTCGCTGGCCCTGGGAATCGTCCTGCCTCGCACGTCGCCGCTGGCCCGGCTGCCGGAGGTGAGGCTCGGCGAGCTCTCCGGCCACGACCTGGTGCTCTTCCCTCGGGCATACGCACCCGGCTGGTACGACCGGATCCTCGACGTGTGCCGCGCCGAAGGCTTCGTCCCCGGCCGCCTGCGGCACGCGTCCAACCCCGAGTTCCTGCTCGCTCTCGTGATGGCGGGGCAGGGAGTCGCCTTCGACCAGGGGCCGGTGGCCCGCAAGGAGCCCCGCGTCGCGTGGCGGCCACTGGCCGACCGCCCTCTCACCCTGCGCATCAGCGGCGCCTGGCCCGCCGGCCGTGGAGCCCACCCGGCCGCCGGCCGTTTCGCGGAACTCGCGCGCGGCGTCCTGGCCCGCGACCACACCGCGCATACGCGGCATGACGGCATCTCGGGCCAAGGGGACGAGCCCCCGCGCCCGTGGTCGGTGGTCTACGGCTAGTGTGACGCGCCAGAAATCCTGTGGACCATGGGACTGGGGTCCGTAATGGTCGTCTTCTTCCGTGCCCCCACGTGGTGGGATTGGGGGCTGACGTCATTGGTGTGGTTCCCCGGCACGGGGTGAACGTCCGGGTAGAAACCGATCCGCCCGGGGCCCGCTGCCTGTGAGCTTGTCGATCTGCGGCTGTGGGGAATAACCCCCTTGAGCAGACGAGGGATACGGGGGAACGGCGATGCTGGACGAAGGGCTCTATGTCGCGGCACTGATCCTGACGACCGGCGCGATCGGGTACCGGCTCGCCGTCGCCGCGAGGATCGCGAGGATGCTGAAGGCAGAGGTGACGGTCCGCGAGGATCTGTCCGCCGAGGAGCTGGCCTTCCTGGCGGGCGGGCCGCGCCGGGTGGTGGCGACGGTGCTGTTCCGGATGACAGGGCAGGGCCGTCTGTCCGTGGCGGAAGACGGCACGGTCATCTTCCATGACGACCTGTACGCGGCCGACGCGACGGCCGGCATCGAGAAGGCGCTCATCAAGGCGGCGGGTATCTCCCGCAGCGAGCGGGTGGGCAAACTGGTCGCCCACGCCGCCGCGAACCGCGGGGTGCAGGCCATCGGCGACCGCCTGCAAGCGGAGGGCCTGCTGATCGCCCCCTCCCTGCGGCGGCGGCAGCACCGTGCGCGGCGCCTGCTGTGGTGGCTGGCGGCCCTCCCGCCTGTGCTGACCGTGTACGAGATCACCGCCGGTACCCCTGACCGCTGGTGGGCCGGTGTGGCTCTGTCCGCCATAGCGACCCTCACAGCCACGCTTATCAAGCCGGCAAAAGCTTGGGTGCCGTACCGCGTCCAGTCGACGCTCGACCTCCTGCGCGCCGAACGCGAGCGCCCGGCCTCCTGGCGCCCGGCGGGCGCCCTGACCGCCCTCGCCGTCACCCCTGTCGGCGCGGTGGCACTCGACGGGCTGGCCGCCTCGCAGGAGCCGGAACTGCGAGCGCTGGTCACCCCGGAGACGTGGAGGGCTGGAGACCCGGCCCATGGCGGCGCCTCTGCCACCGGGTGCGGCACGTACGGGGACTGGGGCTCCTCCGGACATGCCGGCGCGTGCGGCGGAGGCGGAGCCGGTGGCTGTGGAAGCGCAGGCTCGTGAGGGGCCGGACCAGCCAACGACATGTATGCGGCAAGCCGGAGCCCCAGGTCATGCGGGCTGCGCAGGGCAGGCAGGCGACGGGGGATGCACCTGCCTGCCCCTGCATAACGAGCACCCGCTCACGGGGGGAAAGCGGGCCTCACGGAGCCGCCCTCGCGGCCCACCTGCTACAGCGCACCGGACGCCGCAGATGTCACACCCGACTCAGGGGCCGGCGGCTGCTGCCCGCTCCAGCAGGCGCAACCGCAGGAGGAGGAGGCGTGAGTGCCTCGAGGAACGAGTTCCTACCGCCTTGCCCACACCAAAGCCCGGAGCTGTGAGCAGACCGCAGCCAGTTGAGCGGCGCCGCATGGCCGACCCGGAGCCGGCGGGGTCGGCCAGCAGGGCGAGATCAGCCGTTGGCTTCCCGCGCCACGCGCTCCAGTCGACTTCGGTGGTCCTCCCACCATGCCTGATCACCTGGTGGCATGTTGTCCTTGCCCTGCACATACCCGACGGCTCCGTCGATGAGCTCTCGCACGATGTCGGCGTGGCCCGCGTGCCGCTGAGTATCGGAGATCACGCGCACCAGGATGTGGTGCAGCGTCACCTCTCGACGTTCCTCCGGCCACCACGGGACGTGGCCGATCGCGTCAAGCGTGAGCGTCGAGATCGTGCTGTTGGAGTGTTCCCACGCCTGGCGATACAGCCCAACGATGTCGTCGCGTGACTCGTCCGCCGTGGCCCACATGTCCGAGTTGGGTTCTGCCTCCTGCGTATACCACCAGGGCGGCGGCTCCTCGTCGAAGAACGGCCGCCCGAACACGTCGCCGAAGTACCCCAGCTCCACGCTGGCGACATGCTTGACCAGCCCCAACAGGTTCGTACCGGTGGGGGTCAGCGGGCGGCGGATGTCGTACTCCGATAGCCCATCGAGCTTCCATAAGAGGGCATCACGCCCTTCTTGCAGATATCGGAGAAGGTCCGCTTTCGGGTTCGGTTCGATCATGCCCGGCAGTCTTCCACCAGGCACTGACAGCCGGGCTCCACAGAACAACGAGAAGAGCGCCGCGAACGCCCTGGCCGCGCCGAGGTCGATCCGCACGGCCCGCCCGGACGGCGCCCCGATCTACGTGGTCTCCAACCACACCGCACAGACCCGCGCCCTGCGTGCCTGCCTGCGGCGGACGCCCCTCGCCACTCACCCTGAAGAACCCGGCGACCCCAATCCGGTCACAGAACTAGCCGGCGTAGGGGCTGCCGCCGAGCCAGGTGGTGCCGTCAATCAGTTCGCGCGCCGCGTCCAAGTGGCCGCTGTGGCAGGCAACTTCGGTGAGCACGTGGATCACGATGTGCCGCACGTCAGGCAGCCTCCAGGTCGGCCAGATCTCTACGGGCCAGGCGACGGGCTCCTGTTCGGGCGCGGCGGCGGCGAGCACGGCGTCCGCACGCGCGATGGCCACCTGGTAGTCGGCGAAGACCTCCTCGGCGCTCATCCCCTCGGGTACGTACCAGTGCACTTCCGCGCCCGCCGTGAGCTGTCCGGCCACATCCGGCTCGCCCGCGATCACGCCGGGGAACCAGAAGCGTTCGACATCCAGGGTGAGGTGGCGCAGCAATGCCAGGCAGCTCCAGCCGCTGGGCAGCACCGGCCGTCGCAGATCCTCCTCCGAGAGCCCTTCGAGGATCCCGAGGACGTGCTCGCGCTGGCGGTCCAGGGCGCCCTTGAGGGCCTCGAGTTCGGCGTTCACCGGGCGGCGCACAGTTCCGCGAGGCGTTCCAGGGTGCTCGTCATGTGCGTCTGCCACCACGCGCGCCCGCTGTCCACTTCCGCGCGTTTGTCCTCCGGCATGCGCGAACCGTCGAAGATCTCGGTCACCACCGTCGCCCCGGCCCCGTCCGGGACCAGGTCGAAGATCCACCGGTGGCCCCACGCGGCCCCGGATGCGGTGGCGTCGGGATGCCCGCGCCCGGGCCTCGGCTCCCAGCCGATGCGGCGGTCCAGCTCGTACTCGACGACGTGGTTGTTCATCTCATAGTCGCCATAGCGCGCGTAGTGCATCCGCATCACGAAGACGTCCCCGACGCCCGAGACCACGGCGCCGCAGACGCCACCGCGCAGCATCCCCGAGCCGTCGAGGTCCGCGTGCCGACCGGGGTCGGCCAGGATCCGGAAGATGTTCCCCGCCGGGGCCTCGATGCGCCGGGACACCACAACGGGCTCGCCTGTCGATCTCGTCATCCGCGCGCCTCCGTCAACCGCCGAGCAAGAGGTGGACTTTCCGCCTGGACGCTACACCGGAGGTACGACAACACCTGGCCGAGTCTTCTCCAGCTGGCTCACCCACGCCTGGATCGTCCCGGCAAGCCGGAGGCGCCGTGCGCCAGCGGTGCGCCAGCGACAGGGACGAGTGACGACGAGACCGGGCCTTTTCGTCAGGTGAGACCGCATGGACGCGAAAGTGCCCGGAGCCGGACTCGAACCGGCACGCCCGCGAAGGGGCAGCGAGGTTTAAGCTCGCCGTGTCTGCATTCCACCATCCGGGCAGGCCATGGGCTCCGCATCGAGGTTCCGAGACTATCGGGACGGGTCCCCCGAACAGCGGAAGGGCGGACCGATGTTGTCTTATTTTATTGACGTCTGAGGGTGCATCAGCACTTGGAACACGCCATCCGCACTTGCCAGTAGCCTTGCGCGCGGCTGTCGGCGACGCATGCGGAATGACGGAATTTCACCGCTTGAACAA
The genomic region above belongs to Streptomyces coeruleorubidus and contains:
- a CDS encoding MBL fold metallo-hydrolase, with product MLRGAALGAVSPLIPATAATVAAADRGSGGAAGSASFRWLGTAGWRIDVSDRTVLFDPYLTRFTTGLYEGAFDPRTPLQTRPEVVDAHIGRPELVLVSHSHWDHLADVPHIAKTTGARVVGTETTYHLLVALGVDAAQISVVKGGEVLDFDGIIVEVVPSLHSRNKKCAFFAPGTLNAPPPTVPSTISDLPEGDTLAFQVTAGDSGPSAFLMGASDFSERAVRGLRPDLAMMAVPSSTATHRYVPRLLRALDHPRVAVPVHWDNFEVPLSGSPERDPVMDLDAFVAQVEKVSPATRVVVPDYRTVYDATMRPTSA
- a CDS encoding serine hydrolase yields the protein MIEERIRQVFAGAGAEGQLHAIPVRLRTTVAGETGAEPGAREVAVDADDPVVIASIFKVLMVLEFARQVVAGQLDPRERVRVTAADRLGGWGTAGCLDDVELSLRDLAHFAMSVSDNSAADLLLARVGLDTVRLLAEELGLERTRIVGGPRDLLESMLAEVGARDEREFAVRYPALPDDRKRRLAVLDPRHTTASTPREITRLLHLVWSDAAGPPEACALVRDLMSRQVFRHRLVSGFPDDVTVAAKTGTLPGLHMEAGVARYPDGEYYAIAVFARTHDLAASRATVDAAIGKAAGIAVDFLRGNGDGR
- a CDS encoding LysR family transcriptional regulator; the encoded protein is MDLLRHLRLFVTVADELHFSRAAERLGMAQPPLSQAIRRLEKELGTELFDRSQRGVRLSAAGAALLEEAHELLAREERLRTLARRAADGGLGTLRAGVPPDTTAAVLSALLSACAEHAPGLSVDLQEVTTEEQLRLLSCGGLDVGLVHHPVDATDLRLGPEISLALGIVLPRTSPLARLPEVRLGELSGHDLVLFPRAYAPGWYDRILDVCRAEGFVPGRLRHASNPEFLLALVMAGQGVAFDQGPVARKEPRVAWRPLADRPLTLRISGAWPAGRGAHPAAGRFAELARGVLARDHTAHTRHDGISGQGDEPPRPWSVVYG
- a CDS encoding TIGR04222 domain-containing membrane protein — encoded protein: MLDEGLYVAALILTTGAIGYRLAVAARIARMLKAEVTVREDLSAEELAFLAGGPRRVVATVLFRMTGQGRLSVAEDGTVIFHDDLYAADATAGIEKALIKAAGISRSERVGKLVAHAAANRGVQAIGDRLQAEGLLIAPSLRRRQHRARRLLWWLAALPPVLTVYEITAGTPDRWWAGVALSAIATLTATLIKPAKAWVPYRVQSTLDLLRAERERPASWRPAGALTALAVTPVGAVALDGLAASQEPELRALVTPETWRAGDPAHGGASATGCGTYGDWGSSGHAGACGGGGAGGCGSAGS
- a CDS encoding DinB family protein; its protein translation is MIEPNPKADLLRYLQEGRDALLWKLDGLSEYDIRRPLTPTGTNLLGLVKHVASVELGYFGDVFGRPFFDEEPPPWWYTQEAEPNSDMWATADESRDDIVGLYRQAWEHSNSTISTLTLDAIGHVPWWPEERREVTLHHILVRVISDTQRHAGHADIVRELIDGAVGYVQGKDNMPPGDQAWWEDHRSRLERVAREANG
- a CDS encoding DinB family protein, producing the protein MNAELEALKGALDRQREHVLGILEGLSEEDLRRPVLPSGWSCLALLRHLTLDVERFWFPGVIAGEPDVAGQLTAGAEVHWYVPEGMSAEEVFADYQVAIARADAVLAAAAPEQEPVAWPVEIWPTWRLPDVRHIVIHVLTEVACHSGHLDAARELIDGTTWLGGSPYAG